The following coding sequences are from one Epilithonimonas vandammei window:
- a CDS encoding oligosaccharide flippase family protein: MRINISEYKQVILNFINLAFVQAANLLLPLITIPYVIRTVGFENFGLVAFATSIVNYFSVFINYGFNLTATKAVSQNRNDSQYLNKLFCTVTYSKVLLSFTSILIFLVLSILIVSIKNNFYVYLYLLLSIIFTNLSPDWFFQGIQQLKFLTYLNLSLKIISTILTFFLIKVTSDYYYLAIIPFINSVFLFAISHLYIQIKHKFRYLRVGLSSIFKELYQSRFIFLSQVKITFFNNFNTVVLGFLTDNKIVGIFSSADKIIKVFSSIQVPIVTALFPHIAMKIKNSRETVFYELKKIAIYGSVLYGAILIILFILAPWISEIMFGEEVDQIALLIRIMSFIPLFIFINNLFGTQYLLNTGLEKKFLINLIIAALLNVVIIFPLTYYFKAIGTSFSIFITELFVLISMYNSAKKVNATLKI; the protein is encoded by the coding sequence ATGAGAATTAACATATCAGAGTATAAACAGGTAATATTAAATTTTATCAATCTGGCTTTCGTACAAGCTGCTAATCTACTATTACCGCTTATAACTATTCCTTATGTTATTAGAACTGTTGGTTTTGAAAATTTTGGTTTAGTTGCTTTTGCAACTTCTATAGTTAACTATTTTTCAGTTTTTATAAACTATGGGTTTAATTTGACAGCTACTAAAGCAGTTTCACAAAATAGGAATGATAGTCAGTACTTAAATAAACTTTTTTGTACGGTAACGTATTCGAAAGTTTTATTAAGCTTTACTTCAATTTTAATATTTTTAGTTTTATCTATATTGATAGTATCAATAAAAAATAATTTCTATGTGTATTTATATTTACTGCTGTCAATTATATTTACAAATCTTTCTCCAGATTGGTTTTTTCAGGGAATACAACAGCTTAAATTTCTTACATACTTAAATTTATCTTTAAAAATAATCAGTACTATTCTAACATTTTTCCTAATAAAGGTAACTTCAGATTATTATTATTTGGCAATAATTCCTTTTATTAATAGTGTTTTTTTATTTGCTATCTCTCATTTATACATTCAGATTAAACATAAATTTCGATATTTAAGGGTTGGCCTAAGTAGTATTTTTAAAGAATTATATCAGAGTCGATTTATTTTCCTTTCCCAGGTTAAAATTACTTTTTTTAACAATTTTAATACAGTAGTTTTGGGTTTTCTAACTGATAACAAAATTGTGGGTATTTTTTCTTCAGCAGATAAAATAATAAAAGTCTTTTCATCTATTCAGGTTCCAATAGTAACTGCATTATTTCCGCACATAGCGATGAAAATCAAAAACAGTAGAGAAACCGTTTTTTACGAGCTAAAAAAGATTGCTATTTACGGATCAGTTTTGTATGGAGCGATATTAATAATTTTGTTCATTTTGGCACCTTGGATTTCTGAGATTATGTTTGGAGAGGAAGTAGATCAAATTGCTTTACTGATTAGGATAATGAGTTTTATTCCGCTGTTTATTTTTATAAACAATTTATTTGGCACTCAATATTTATTGAATACCGGACTAGAAAAAAAGTTTTTAATTAATTTAATAATTGCAGCTTTGTTAAATGTGGTTATTATATTTCCATTAACTTATTATTTTAAAGCAATCGGAACATCATTTTCAATTTTTATTACGGAATTATTTGTTTTAATTTCTATGTATAATTCTGCTAAGAAAGTCAATGCAACATTAAAAATATAA
- a CDS encoding glycosyltransferase family 4 protein translates to MKINIILPFFARVPGGGTKIMYEYASRLSEKGFNVQIYNCLKTPYYPYSKYKPFFIRKLISFFYDKNKPKPNWFSFDKEVKFNFINNISDDQVRDADIILFTWWALADPVNKLSDSKGNKINIIQDYETWTGHENLVHDSYKKDNITNIAISKFVYNIVKSFDSKVSFIPNAIDLLKFSCRKPILKRSNNSFIMMYSKEYRKGSEVGLKAFHELKKIFPDLELTLFGVSDRGEEIPDWITYVQNPNNLPELYNSHMFFVTNSLVEGWGLPLHEAMASGCVCICTDIVGHSQFIENNPGMLTYEPGDYKSLLNVLKRLLSLENHELDLISENNIKLVQKYDWNKTINQLINHF, encoded by the coding sequence ATGAAAATAAATATCATTTTGCCCTTTTTTGCACGAGTCCCTGGTGGGGGAACAAAAATCATGTACGAATATGCTTCTAGACTTTCTGAAAAAGGTTTTAATGTACAGATTTATAATTGTTTAAAAACACCATATTATCCTTACAGTAAATATAAACCTTTTTTTATCAGAAAGTTAATTAGTTTTTTTTATGATAAAAATAAGCCAAAGCCTAATTGGTTTAGTTTTGATAAAGAAGTTAAATTTAATTTTATTAATAACATAAGTGATGATCAAGTACGCGATGCAGATATTATACTTTTTACATGGTGGGCACTTGCAGATCCCGTAAACAAACTTTCAGATTCGAAAGGAAATAAAATTAATATTATCCAAGATTATGAAACATGGACAGGCCACGAAAATTTAGTTCATGATTCTTATAAAAAAGATAATATTACTAACATAGCCATATCAAAATTTGTTTATAATATTGTTAAATCATTTGATTCAAAAGTTTCTTTTATACCCAATGCAATAGATTTATTAAAGTTTTCTTGTAGGAAACCAATTTTAAAAAGGTCTAATAATTCTTTTATAATGATGTATTCTAAGGAATATAGAAAAGGTTCAGAAGTTGGTTTAAAAGCTTTTCATGAGTTAAAAAAAATATTTCCAGACTTAGAACTTACATTATTTGGGGTTTCTGATAGAGGAGAAGAAATTCCAGATTGGATTACATATGTGCAGAATCCAAATAATCTTCCGGAACTATATAACTCTCATATGTTTTTTGTAACCAATAGCTTAGTTGAAGGCTGGGGGCTTCCATTGCACGAAGCTATGGCTTCTGGATGTGTGTGCATATGCACAGATATTGTGGGACATAGCCAGTTCATTGAAAATAATCCAGGGATGCTAACTTATGAACCTGGAGATTATAAATCATTATTAAATGTTCTTAAAAGATTACTTTCGTTGGAAAATCATGAATTAGATTTAATATCTGAAAATAACATAAAATTAGTACAAAAATATGATTGGAATAAGACGATTAATCAGTTAATTAATCATTTTTGA
- a CDS encoding glycosyltransferase family 4 protein → MRILHILNEFDNAGNGIVNVCCDLVCEQSRLNHDVLVVSSGGEYVTLIEKFGAKHFYLDQSRTLINLPIMMIRFKEIVKEFNPDIIHAHMMTGTVIANLFKYFYKYKIITTVHNEYQKSAVLMKFADITVGVSDAVTQAMLNRGVSAEKAVTIKNGVLNSPRRKKIQDITPLQLKKPAIVTIGQLSKRKGSDILYEAFKNVYDVIPDVNLYYIGNPDWKELVEIVQSSDYKNNIHFVGLEKEPLKYLLSADLFVFPSLKEPFGLALIEAREAKLPIIASNVDGIPEALDGGTAGILVKPNHVNELSEKIITLLQDKSLAANYRQKAYHGIEKFTIKQMNDKYLDAYKSLL, encoded by the coding sequence ATGAGAATTTTACATATTTTAAATGAATTTGACAATGCAGGAAATGGCATAGTGAATGTTTGCTGTGATTTGGTTTGTGAACAATCGAGACTAAACCACGATGTATTAGTAGTATCATCTGGCGGCGAATATGTGACCTTAATAGAAAAATTTGGAGCAAAGCATTTTTATTTAGACCAATCACGTACGCTTATTAATTTGCCAATAATGATGATAAGGTTTAAAGAAATAGTTAAAGAGTTTAACCCCGATATAATTCATGCTCATATGATGACAGGGACTGTAATAGCTAATTTATTTAAATATTTTTATAAATATAAAATCATTACAACTGTACATAATGAGTATCAAAAATCTGCTGTACTTATGAAATTTGCTGATATAACTGTAGGTGTAAGCGATGCCGTTACTCAAGCAATGTTAAATAGGGGTGTATCTGCTGAAAAAGCAGTAACCATTAAAAATGGTGTTTTGAACAGTCCTAGAAGAAAAAAGATACAAGATATTACTCCACTGCAATTAAAAAAACCAGCTATTGTAACAATTGGACAATTATCTAAGAGGAAAGGTTCGGATATTTTATATGAAGCATTTAAAAATGTATATGATGTAATACCAGACGTTAATTTATATTATATTGGAAATCCAGATTGGAAAGAACTAGTTGAAATTGTCCAATCTTCTGATTACAAAAATAATATTCATTTTGTAGGTTTAGAAAAAGAACCCTTAAAATATTTGTTATCTGCAGATTTATTTGTGTTTCCTTCACTCAAAGAACCATTTGGTCTCGCATTAATTGAGGCAAGAGAAGCCAAATTACCAATTATTGCTAGTAATGTTGATGGGATTCCGGAAGCATTGGACGGGGGAACTGCTGGAATATTAGTTAAGCCCAATCATGTTAATGAGCTTTCAGAAAAAATTATAACTTTATTACAAGATAAAAGTCTAGCTGCTAATTATAGACAAAAAGCTTATCATGGTATTGAAAAATTTACCATAAAGCAGATGAATGATAAATACTTAGATGCTTATAAATCATTACTTTAA
- a CDS encoding glycosyltransferase family 2 protein gives MDVSIIIVNYNTLKMTKECIDTIFKYTNGLHFEVILVDNASEDGSKDFFGKDDRVTYIYSEQNLGFGRANNLGYEKSNGRYIFLLNSDTLLIENSVLHFFHFMEKFSSDFKIGACGCILVDINLQQIHSYGYFPSVRMIFKDFLVYSKKILRIKKGINEQLVFNENGSIDVDYITGADLFLRKEYIENLSTFFESDYFMYYEETDLQYRMAVQGYKRCIINNTKIIHLEGGSLNTQEFKKKSVFKFYNTMLPSMYLFLNKNYKPIRKLTYLFAFNLLVFPKILLKKMTFEERIKLISLNFKKK, from the coding sequence ATGGATGTATCAATCATAATTGTAAACTATAATACATTAAAAATGACTAAAGAATGTATTGATACAATATTCAAATATACCAACGGTTTACATTTTGAAGTTATATTGGTAGATAATGCTTCTGAAGATGGAAGTAAAGATTTTTTTGGAAAAGATGATCGAGTTACTTACATCTACTCCGAACAAAATTTAGGTTTTGGAAGAGCAAATAATTTAGGCTACGAGAAGTCAAACGGTCGTTATATTTTTTTATTAAATTCTGATACATTATTGATAGAAAATTCTGTATTGCATTTCTTTCATTTTATGGAAAAGTTTTCCTCGGATTTTAAAATAGGAGCTTGTGGTTGTATACTAGTTGATATTAATTTACAACAAATACATTCTTATGGATATTTCCCTTCAGTAAGAATGATCTTTAAAGATTTTTTAGTGTATTCAAAAAAAATATTGAGAATAAAGAAAGGAATCAATGAACAATTAGTTTTTAATGAAAATGGATCTATAGATGTAGATTATATTACCGGAGCAGATCTATTTTTACGAAAAGAATATATAGAAAATTTGTCTACTTTTTTTGAGTCCGATTATTTTATGTACTATGAAGAAACTGATTTGCAATATAGAATGGCTGTGCAGGGTTATAAAAGATGTATTATAAATAATACTAAAATCATTCATTTGGAAGGAGGAAGTTTAAACACCCAAGAATTTAAGAAAAAAAGTGTATTTAAATTTTATAATACCATGCTCCCTAGTATGTATTTATTTTTAAATAAAAATTATAAACCAATTAGAAAATTAACTTACTTATTTGCATTCAATCTTCTAGTTTTTCCTAAAATTCTATTAAAAAAAATGACCTTTGAGGAAAGAATAAAACTCATTTCACTTAATTTTAAAAAAAAATAA
- a CDS encoding EpsG family protein gives MIELLCFIFILFGTLFRRGKLLAFFFLVFLWICFGWSGENADTNIYLFRYKYYKDITSTTEPIFTYLVKISNSFDLNYYGFLIITSLFFIISLMILVKKLEVKYVLVPYVLFLIFPFVMSVVIVRFTLAAAFIIYGFSFLVDKKKYWWQIYTLCVIIASLIHSSSVFFILLLMVNNFSVKKIIRISIIFLLALLFISTLLKYVINADVLFLSEKMSEVNNEVENMEKTSFNYYFGTITRTLIPFCVFLFSYFKFYKKNITKYSAKTVNIIETTLKINLLFLSSIGLYFISVDFSRLLFPLLFLNYCVYALIMEKSKANMMLMLILLISCGLELYLLVLRYDFMVENVFEPFFNNRLFEDL, from the coding sequence ATGATTGAGTTATTATGTTTTATATTTATTTTATTCGGAACATTATTTAGAAGAGGTAAATTATTAGCTTTCTTTTTTTTAGTTTTTTTATGGATTTGTTTTGGTTGGAGTGGGGAAAATGCAGATACAAATATCTATCTTTTTAGATACAAATATTATAAAGACATTACTAGTACCACAGAACCAATCTTTACTTATTTGGTGAAAATTTCCAATTCTTTTGATTTAAATTATTATGGATTTCTAATTATTACATCATTATTTTTCATAATTTCTTTGATGATATTGGTAAAGAAATTAGAAGTTAAATATGTTCTGGTTCCCTATGTGCTTTTTTTAATATTCCCATTTGTGATGTCTGTGGTTATAGTTAGATTTACATTAGCTGCAGCTTTTATAATATACGGTTTTTCTTTTTTGGTAGACAAGAAAAAGTACTGGTGGCAGATTTATACATTATGTGTTATTATCGCATCTTTAATACACTCCTCTTCTGTTTTTTTTATCTTACTATTAATGGTGAATAATTTTTCAGTAAAAAAAATAATTCGTATCTCTATTATATTTTTGTTAGCTTTATTATTTATTTCAACATTACTTAAATATGTTATTAATGCGGATGTATTATTTTTGTCAGAAAAAATGAGTGAGGTGAATAACGAGGTAGAAAACATGGAGAAAACCTCTTTCAATTATTACTTTGGAACCATTACACGAACTTTAATACCTTTTTGTGTTTTCCTATTTTCCTATTTTAAATTTTACAAAAAAAATATTACAAAGTACTCTGCAAAAACTGTAAATATAATAGAAACTACTCTAAAAATTAATCTTCTTTTTCTTTCTTCAATTGGACTTTATTTTATTTCCGTAGATTTTTCCAGACTTTTGTTTCCTTTGCTTTTTCTTAATTATTGTGTGTATGCTTTGATAATGGAAAAAAGCAAAGCGAATATGATGCTTATGTTAATATTGTTAATAAGTTGTGGTTTGGAGCTTTATTTGTTAGTGTTGAGATATGATTTTATGGTTGAGAATGTGTTTGAACCTTTTTTTAATAATAGATTATTTGAAGATTTATAA
- a CDS encoding glycoside hydrolase family 71/99-like protein has product MERRYYLLIVFTFFNIIINCQLKHSQNIQFNKFDKMLMVGYQGWFAAPADGANIGWYKYAKDWKFDNSVSKFDLWPDVKEYKKVYKTPVTNLDGSATYLFSSNDESTVDLHLKWMKDYSIDGLFVQRFFLALHDATRNHHIKVLKNILKYGNQYKRAVSVMYDLSGLQYDKDADVIIEDWKFLVDSIKVTSSKGNPYLYNNSRPVVALYAAGYSGNPDTLKQFGKIINFLKNDKKYGNCTIVLGVPFYWRTLNNDARNDPKLHELIKTVDYIFPWSVGRITSNNVNEIYNLQEADLQWCKKYNVGYLPVIYPGFSWHNAINDSPLDLIPREGGAFYKSLINNVKKLKVRNVYVAMFDEIDEGTAIFKISKTPPQTKTMKFVPLDKNLSEDYYLKLSGDLANFFKKYN; this is encoded by the coding sequence ATGGAAAGAAGATATTATTTATTAATTGTATTTACATTTTTTAATATAATTATAAATTGCCAATTAAAACATAGTCAAAATATCCAATTCAATAAATTTGATAAAATGCTAATGGTAGGCTACCAAGGTTGGTTTGCTGCTCCAGCTGATGGGGCTAATATTGGATGGTATAAATATGCTAAAGACTGGAAATTTGATAACAGTGTTTCAAAATTTGATTTGTGGCCAGATGTGAAGGAATATAAAAAAGTTTACAAAACACCTGTAACTAACTTAGATGGCAGTGCAACGTATCTATTTAGTTCCAATGATGAATCTACAGTAGATTTGCATTTGAAATGGATGAAAGATTATAGCATCGATGGTCTTTTTGTACAAAGATTTTTTTTAGCCTTACATGATGCTACTAGAAACCACCATATAAAAGTTTTAAAAAATATATTAAAATATGGAAATCAATACAAAAGAGCTGTTTCTGTGATGTATGATTTAAGTGGGTTGCAATATGATAAGGATGCGGATGTGATAATAGAAGATTGGAAATTTTTAGTGGACAGCATAAAAGTTACTTCTAGTAAAGGGAATCCATATTTGTATAACAATAGTAGACCTGTAGTCGCTTTATATGCCGCAGGATATTCAGGAAATCCTGATACTTTAAAACAATTTGGAAAGATAATAAATTTTCTTAAAAATGATAAAAAATATGGAAATTGTACCATTGTTTTAGGAGTTCCCTTCTATTGGAGAACACTAAATAATGATGCTAGAAATGATCCTAAATTACATGAATTAATCAAAACGGTTGATTATATTTTTCCTTGGTCAGTTGGACGTATAACCAGTAATAATGTTAATGAAATTTATAATCTTCAAGAGGCAGATCTCCAGTGGTGTAAAAAATATAATGTTGGTTATTTGCCCGTCATTTATCCAGGATTTAGTTGGCATAATGCAATTAATGATTCGCCTTTGGATTTAATTCCCAGAGAAGGAGGTGCTTTTTATAAATCGTTAATCAACAATGTGAAAAAATTAAAAGTAAGAAATGTTTACGTAGCGATGTTCGATGAGATTGATGAAGGAACCGCTATTTTTAAAATTTCAAAAACTCCACCACAAACAAAAACCATGAAATTTGTACCTCTGGATAAAAATCTATCTGAAGATTATTATTTAAAATTATCTGGAGATTTAGCCAATTTTTTTAAAAAATATAATTAA
- a CDS encoding glycosyltransferase family 4 protein: MIIVNSRFLTQPITGVQRFAIEISLQLKKLFGNDIRFISPHNILQKEIAEKLEVEIVGKRSGHLWEQLDLPRFLKSKDSPLLINLTNTAPLFYKNKLTTIHDVAFLVYPKAYSKIFYYSYKVFIPKIIAGSKKVVTVSEFSKSEIYKYYPKINKNIEVVYNAVSNIFERFDKNINDKENNFLAVSSINQRKNFSLILKSFSLIKNEYPNYKLFIIGDINNSNFGDTDLSLYLKDENIKFLGRVSDESLVDYYSKALAFIYPSFYEGFGIPPLEAQACGCPVILAKTSSLPEVFKDSGLYCDPHSEIELKNIMIELIKNQKLRIELSEKGYKNADRFSWKKSGVAFKNIIDSL; this comes from the coding sequence ATGATCATTGTAAACTCAAGATTTTTAACACAGCCCATTACAGGAGTGCAAAGATTTGCAATAGAAATATCTTTGCAGTTAAAAAAACTTTTTGGCAATGATATCAGATTTATTTCGCCTCATAATATCTTACAAAAGGAAATAGCTGAAAAATTAGAAGTTGAGATTGTCGGAAAAAGATCAGGACATTTATGGGAACAATTAGATTTACCTAGATTTTTAAAATCAAAAGATAGTCCCTTACTTATTAATCTAACCAATACAGCACCTTTATTCTATAAAAATAAATTAACTACAATACACGATGTTGCTTTTTTAGTTTATCCTAAAGCTTATTCTAAAATATTCTACTATTCTTATAAAGTTTTTATTCCGAAAATCATCGCAGGCTCAAAAAAAGTGGTAACTGTTAGTGAATTTTCTAAATCTGAAATTTATAAATATTATCCTAAAATAAATAAAAATATTGAAGTAGTTTATAATGCTGTAAGTAATATATTTGAGAGGTTTGATAAAAATATAAATGATAAAGAAAACAACTTTTTAGCAGTTTCTTCTATCAACCAAAGAAAAAACTTTTCATTAATACTTAAAAGTTTTTCTCTAATTAAAAATGAGTATCCTAATTATAAATTATTTATTATTGGAGATATAAATAATTCTAATTTTGGTGATACAGATTTAAGTCTGTATTTAAAAGACGAAAATATAAAATTTCTTGGACGTGTTTCAGATGAATCACTTGTTGATTATTATAGTAAAGCCTTAGCATTTATATATCCATCTTTTTATGAAGGTTTTGGAATTCCTCCTCTAGAAGCCCAAGCCTGTGGATGTCCAGTTATACTAGCTAAAACATCATCTTTGCCAGAAGTTTTTAAAGATAGTGGGTTATATTGTGATCCTCATTCTGAAATAGAATTGAAAAATATCATGATTGAATTAATTAAAAATCAAAAATTGAGGATAGAATTATCGGAAAAAGGTTACAAAAACGCAGACCGTTTCTCGTGGAAAAAAAGTGGAGTAGCTTTTAAAAATATAATCGATTCTTTGTAA